Proteins encoded together in one Hymenobacter monticola window:
- a CDS encoding cytochrome-c peroxidase, whose protein sequence is MKNRFAAFAGLCLVVGLSYCHSEGGQQTAPPDSSPTGQTTEQANSRPARLKAAVARDLESLVKRIDQELLPLTQRPISQPLPVDSLRLAFRRCRLAYKQVEPFTEYFLPATSKLVNGAPVAEVEVEETKMFEPAGLQVIEPLLYPSPAPAAQDSAARGELRRQVGRLRRQVRALQLAWADQEFTDAHVFDALRQQVFRVVALGITGFDTPLSPAATLPEAAAALAALEAPLRLYATTTNDKAGPLAQLSAARAALQRQPDFAAFDRLAFVRNLANPLGRGLLALERQLDIAPFPGELRALRPEAATLFDTDAFNPDFYTGNRQWFSKSAKVALGRQLFFDPVLSGGGGRSCASCHQPGRAFTDGLALSATLSGGTLRRNTPTILNAGLQAAQFADMRAPTLENQAIDVVGSRDEMHGSLDAAAGRLARQPRYAAQFRQAFPESEASGGPLVSPVRIQNALAAYERSLVRLNAPFDRYVRGDKGAVLDAAAVRGFNLFAGRARCATCHFLPLTNGTAPPAFQDSEAEVLGVPERPGSRRLDPDEGRYVHTKLAPLRHAFKTPTLRNVALTAPYMHNGQYRTLEEVLHFYNEGGGLGLGIAVDNQTLPPDKLHLTPRDVADLKAFLVALTDTAGQH, encoded by the coding sequence ATGAAAAACCGTTTCGCTGCTTTCGCCGGCTTGTGCTTGGTTGTAGGCTTAAGCTACTGCCATTCCGAAGGCGGCCAGCAGACCGCGCCGCCCGACTCCTCCCCTACCGGCCAGACGACCGAGCAGGCCAACTCCCGTCCCGCCCGGTTGAAAGCGGCCGTAGCCCGCGACCTAGAGTCGCTGGTCAAGCGCATCGACCAGGAGCTGTTGCCGCTGACGCAACGGCCCATCAGCCAGCCGTTGCCCGTCGATTCGCTGCGGCTTGCGTTTCGGCGCTGCCGACTGGCCTACAAGCAGGTGGAGCCCTTCACCGAATACTTCTTGCCGGCCACCAGCAAGCTGGTGAACGGAGCGCCGGTGGCCGAAGTAGAAGTTGAGGAAACCAAGATGTTTGAGCCGGCTGGCCTGCAAGTCATCGAACCCCTACTCTACCCCAGCCCGGCCCCGGCGGCGCAGGACTCAGCCGCGCGGGGCGAGCTGCGGCGGCAGGTGGGCCGCCTGCGCCGGCAGGTGCGGGCCCTGCAGTTGGCCTGGGCCGACCAGGAATTCACCGATGCTCACGTGTTCGACGCGCTGCGGCAGCAAGTGTTTCGGGTGGTGGCGCTGGGCATCACGGGCTTTGACACACCGCTCTCGCCCGCTGCTACATTGCCCGAAGCCGCCGCCGCGCTGGCTGCCCTCGAAGCCCCGCTGCGCCTTTACGCCACGACGACAAATGACAAGGCCGGGCCGCTGGCGCAGCTGTCCGCCGCCCGCGCCGCCCTGCAGCGCCAGCCAGATTTCGCGGCGTTCGACCGGCTGGCCTTCGTGCGCAACCTGGCCAACCCCCTGGGGCGCGGCCTGCTGGCGCTGGAGCGGCAACTGGACATCGCTCCGTTTCCCGGCGAACTACGGGCGCTGCGCCCGGAAGCGGCTACGCTGTTTGATACCGACGCCTTCAATCCCGACTTCTACACCGGCAACCGGCAGTGGTTCAGCAAATCCGCCAAGGTGGCGCTGGGCCGGCAGCTGTTTTTCGACCCCGTGCTAAGCGGGGGCGGCGGCCGCTCCTGCGCCTCCTGCCACCAGCCGGGCCGTGCCTTCACCGACGGGCTGGCCTTGAGCGCCACGCTCAGCGGCGGCACCCTGCGCCGCAACACGCCCACCATCCTCAACGCCGGCCTGCAGGCTGCGCAGTTTGCCGATATGCGCGCCCCCACCCTTGAAAATCAGGCCATCGACGTGGTGGGCAGCCGCGATGAAATGCACGGCTCCCTGGATGCTGCCGCCGGCCGCCTGGCTCGACAGCCGCGCTACGCCGCGCAGTTTCGCCAGGCGTTTCCAGAGAGTGAGGCCTCCGGTGGCCCGCTGGTGAGCCCCGTTCGCATCCAGAACGCGCTGGCGGCCTACGAGCGCAGCCTCGTGCGCCTGAACGCGCCCTTCGACCGCTACGTGCGCGGCGACAAGGGCGCCGTGCTCGATGCCGCCGCCGTGCGGGGCTTCAACCTGTTTGCCGGCCGGGCCCGCTGCGCCACCTGTCACTTTCTGCCCCTCACCAACGGCACTGCGCCGCCCGCCTTCCAGGACTCGGAGGCCGAGGTACTGGGCGTGCCCGAGCGGCCCGGCTCCCGCCGTCTCGACCCCGACGAAGGCCGCTACGTGCACACCAAGCTGGCCCCACTGCGCCATGCCTTCAAAACGCCTACGCTGCGCAACGTGGCCCTCACCGCTCCCTACATGCACAATGGCCAGTACCGCACGCTGGAAGAAGTGCTGCATTTCTACAACGAGGGAGGCGGCTTGGGCCTGGGCATAGCCGTCGACAATCAGACCCTGCCGCCCGACAAGCTGCACCTGACGCCCCGCGACGTGGCCGATTTGAAAGCTTTTCTGGTGGCTTTGACCGATACGGCGGGGCAGCACTAG
- a CDS encoding YpdA family putative bacillithiol disulfide reductase: MLDVLIIGAGPVGLACALETQRKDLKVAIIEKGALVNSIIGYPTNMEFFSTPDLLEIGGYPFPTAHYKPLREDALDYYQRVARSEKLDIRLHETVLKLEGEQGNFTITTSKGEIPTRNVIVATGFYDLPNPLGVPGEDLPHVSHYYKEPYQHVLQNVVVIGAKNSSAKAALQMTRAGAKVTLIVRGPEISSSVKYWIRPDLVNRIAEGRITAHFNTCVTAIRPDAVDVLTPDGPLTIPTDFVYALTGYHPDEALLGRLGVEPDPADEARAPLFDPATHETTRPGLFVAGTVCGGRATSRWFIENGRHHARLIAAHLAAQVAA, encoded by the coding sequence ATGCTCGACGTTCTTATCATCGGGGCCGGCCCCGTGGGCCTGGCCTGCGCCCTCGAAACCCAGCGCAAAGACCTGAAAGTGGCCATCATCGAAAAGGGTGCGCTGGTCAACTCCATCATCGGCTACCCCACCAACATGGAGTTCTTCTCCACGCCCGACCTGCTCGAAATCGGCGGCTACCCCTTTCCCACGGCCCACTACAAGCCCCTGCGCGAAGACGCCCTCGATTACTATCAGCGCGTGGCGCGCAGCGAAAAGCTCGACATCCGCCTGCACGAAACCGTGCTGAAGCTGGAGGGCGAGCAAGGCAATTTCACCATTACCACCAGCAAAGGCGAAATTCCGACCCGCAACGTCATCGTGGCCACCGGCTTCTACGACCTGCCCAACCCACTGGGCGTGCCCGGCGAGGACCTACCCCACGTCAGCCACTACTACAAAGAGCCTTACCAGCACGTGCTGCAAAATGTCGTCGTCATCGGCGCCAAAAATTCCTCGGCCAAAGCCGCCCTGCAAATGACCCGCGCCGGCGCCAAGGTCACGCTCATCGTGCGCGGCCCCGAAATCAGTTCCTCCGTGAAGTACTGGATTCGCCCCGACCTCGTCAACCGCATTGCCGAGGGCCGCATCACGGCGCACTTCAACACCTGCGTCACCGCCATCCGGCCCGACGCCGTTGACGTCCTCACGCCCGACGGCCCGCTCACCATTCCCACCGATTTTGTGTACGCCCTCACCGGCTACCACCCCGACGAAGCCCTGCTCGGCCGCCTTGGCGTAGAGCCCGACCCCGCCGACGAGGCCCGCGCCCCGCTCTTCGACCCTGCCACCCACGAAACCACGCGGCCCGGTCTGTTCGTGGCCGGCACCGTGTGCGGCGGCCGCGCCACCAGCCGCTGGTTCATCGAGAACGGCCGGCACCACGCCCGGCTTATTGCGGCGCACTTGGCGGCGCAGGTAGCGGCTTAG
- a CDS encoding alkaline phosphatase PhoX, producing MKNVTLLRSARLATLGLLPVLAACSDKKDETQPSSAVELKAYSVNPALVKAMPGFESLQVLPLISSDDVLAGSPNFVFGPQPDGAGLLKNPAAEGGFVLINNHEISQSVSRVYLDKTFKPVRGEYIVDYNGGTTRLCSATLATPEEHGFSVPTFLTAGESGAESMVHAIDPLGVIDKANTTRRKPALGKASMENAVPLNKQAYPGKTVIAIGEDDTNGQVLLYVSDTPGDLDNGKLYMLKRTGGDPVETNMVQGTSYDVEWVEVPNAKTMTGAQIAAFSTSSGVLQLARVEDLDYRKGSAANNRELYFTATGVSAADKLTPVAGKTMWGRVYKLNLNATDPVGPAKLAVAVDGADTPGSYIVNPDNLCVTENYVYIQEDGDSFYINNDHDGRVWQHNINTPTQRAKVMLEMDHRRTDATFNAKYNPANVVLKSSWEYGAMYDISDLVNTPNTFLLNLHPHTWQDNKFKNADGSGAAANTNNEGGQVVILRGVAK from the coding sequence ATGAAAAACGTTACCCTTTTGCGCTCGGCCCGCCTGGCTACTTTGGGCCTGCTACCAGTGCTGGCTGCCTGCTCCGATAAAAAAGACGAAACCCAGCCTAGCAGCGCGGTAGAGCTGAAAGCCTACTCCGTGAACCCGGCGCTGGTGAAGGCCATGCCGGGCTTCGAGAGCCTGCAGGTGCTGCCGCTCATTTCGTCCGACGACGTGCTGGCCGGCTCGCCCAACTTCGTTTTCGGCCCCCAGCCCGACGGGGCCGGCCTGCTCAAAAATCCGGCCGCTGAGGGTGGCTTCGTGCTGATTAACAACCACGAGATTTCGCAGTCGGTGTCGCGGGTGTACCTCGACAAGACGTTTAAGCCGGTGCGCGGCGAGTACATTGTGGACTACAACGGCGGCACCACCCGCCTGTGCTCGGCCACGCTGGCCACGCCGGAGGAACACGGCTTCTCGGTGCCCACCTTCCTGACGGCCGGCGAAAGCGGCGCCGAAAGCATGGTGCACGCCATCGACCCGCTGGGCGTCATTGACAAAGCCAACACCACCCGCCGCAAGCCCGCCCTGGGCAAAGCCAGCATGGAAAACGCCGTGCCGCTGAACAAGCAAGCTTACCCCGGCAAGACCGTCATTGCCATCGGCGAAGACGACACCAACGGCCAGGTGCTGCTCTACGTGAGCGACACGCCCGGCGACCTCGACAACGGCAAGCTCTACATGCTGAAGCGCACCGGCGGCGACCCCGTGGAAACCAACATGGTGCAAGGCACCAGCTACGACGTGGAGTGGGTGGAAGTGCCCAACGCCAAAACCATGACCGGCGCCCAGATTGCCGCCTTTTCGACCAGCAGCGGCGTGTTGCAGCTGGCCCGCGTGGAGGACCTGGACTACCGCAAGGGCAGCGCCGCCAACAACCGCGAGCTGTACTTCACGGCCACCGGGGTGAGCGCCGCCGACAAGCTGACGCCCGTGGCCGGCAAGACCATGTGGGGCCGCGTGTACAAGCTGAACCTGAACGCCACCGACCCCGTGGGCCCCGCCAAGCTGGCCGTGGCCGTGGACGGCGCCGACACGCCCGGCAGCTACATCGTGAACCCGGACAACCTGTGCGTGACCGAGAACTACGTGTACATTCAGGAGGACGGGGACTCGTTCTACATCAACAACGACCACGACGGCCGCGTGTGGCAGCACAACATCAACACGCCCACCCAGCGCGCCAAGGTGATGCTGGAAATGGACCACCGCCGCACCGACGCCACCTTCAACGCCAAGTACAACCCCGCCAACGTGGTGCTGAAAAGCTCCTGGGAATACGGCGCCATGTACGACATCAGCGACCTGGTGAATACGCCCAACACCTTCCTGCTCAACCTGCACCCCCACACCTGGCAGGACAACAAGTTTAAGAATGCCGACGGCTCGGGCGCGGCGGCCAACACCAACAACGAGGGCGGCCAGGTGGTCATCCTGCGCGGCGTGGCCAAATAA
- a CDS encoding class I SAM-dependent methyltransferase — translation MRTCDLCGSTDFKKLPFYYEFEGQRLQGTQCRSCALMFLDPQPTPAQLERLYGKDYFTERPNYDRTQQEVTFIEEGQKQDALNQVRPDKFTDYILAKYPGRNFRYLDVGCGPGYTLKSLERLGWDAHGLEISEHAADFARRELHLPVVTGNIETTEDFHENQFDLAYMGDVLEHLLSPSATLAKFHRILEPGGLLVLALPATLNLPAVRLGFAAYGALGKERKMDIPPYHLFEFTPATITKMLKKQGFEVVELLNPVKPPKNIRLGGSVVEKVSKLAGQYPTYYLNKLTGRFGDRMFVVARNMKAA, via the coding sequence ATGCGTACCTGCGACTTGTGCGGCAGCACTGATTTTAAGAAGCTGCCCTTTTACTACGAATTTGAAGGCCAACGGCTGCAAGGCACCCAGTGCCGCAGCTGCGCCCTGATGTTTCTGGACCCGCAGCCCACGCCCGCGCAGCTGGAACGGCTCTACGGCAAGGACTATTTCACGGAGCGCCCCAACTACGACCGGACCCAGCAGGAGGTCACGTTCATTGAAGAAGGCCAGAAGCAGGATGCCTTAAACCAGGTGCGGCCCGACAAGTTCACCGACTACATCCTAGCCAAATACCCCGGCCGCAATTTCCGCTACCTCGACGTGGGCTGCGGCCCCGGCTACACCCTCAAAAGCCTAGAGCGCCTGGGCTGGGATGCCCACGGTCTCGAAATTTCGGAGCACGCCGCCGACTTTGCCCGCCGCGAGCTGCACCTGCCCGTGGTGACGGGCAACATCGAAACCACCGAAGATTTCCACGAAAACCAGTTCGACCTCGCCTATATGGGCGACGTGCTGGAGCACCTGCTCTCGCCCAGCGCCACGCTGGCCAAGTTCCACCGCATTCTGGAGCCGGGCGGGCTGCTGGTGCTGGCCCTGCCGGCCACGCTCAACCTGCCCGCCGTGCGCCTGGGCTTCGCGGCCTACGGCGCCTTGGGCAAGGAGCGCAAAATGGACATTCCGCCCTATCACCTGTTTGAGTTCACACCCGCTACCATCACCAAAATGCTGAAAAAGCAGGGCTTTGAAGTGGTGGAACTGCTGAATCCGGTGAAGCCGCCTAAGAACATCCGGCTGGGGGGCAGCGTGGTGGAGAAAGTGAGCAAGCTGGCCGGGCAATACCCCACTTATTATTTAAACAAGCTGACCGGGCGGTTTGGCGACCGCATGTTTGTGGTGGCCCGGAATATGAAGGCGGCTTAA